One window of Thermodesulfobacteriota bacterium genomic DNA carries:
- a CDS encoding DUF58 domain-containing protein, which produces MPQDIIDVDAALKLRAFSFRISTPVKAVRAGIHKSPFKGISPDFLEYKEYSRGDELKHVDWRLYGRLDRLYVRKFEDEVNLTWLILVDRSASMGYGSEERNKLDYAKKLSGTLAYLLLKQGDSVGIADFSDEYIDMLPPRAGAYNIAPIIEKLKHLKPSGKTQIKEPVSRVIEKINRDAAFVIVSDFLADIESVEECFKLLRSSRKETIAFQVLHPDEIDFNFSGSIEFEDLEDGNKVLVDVESIKDTYRKRMRDFMDKLKLLCHESRFRYVRSPLNAPLEDVLIQIADR; this is translated from the coding sequence ATAGACGTAGACGCCGCTCTAAAGCTCCGGGCTTTCTCTTTTCGTATTTCCACCCCGGTGAAAGCGGTGAGAGCGGGGATCCACAAAAGCCCTTTCAAAGGTATAAGCCCGGATTTCCTGGAATATAAAGAATACTCTCGTGGCGACGAGCTTAAACACGTGGACTGGCGGCTCTACGGCAGGCTCGATCGCCTTTACGTGAGAAAGTTCGAGGATGAAGTGAACCTGACCTGGTTAATACTGGTCGATAGAAGCGCCTCCATGGGTTATGGGTCGGAGGAAAGGAATAAGCTAGATTACGCCAAAAAGCTCTCCGGAACGCTGGCCTACCTTCTTCTTAAGCAGGGGGACTCCGTGGGGATAGCCGATTTCAGCGATGAGTATATAGATATGCTCCCACCCCGGGCCGGGGCATATAATATAGCTCCCATAATTGAAAAATTAAAACACTTAAAGCCCTCCGGTAAGACCCAGATTAAAGAACCGGTCTCCAGGGTGATCGAGAAGATTAATAGAGATGCGGCATTCGTCATAGTGTCCGATTTTCTCGCCGACATCGAGTCGGTGGAGGAATGCTTCAAGCTTCTCCGCTCGTCTAGAAAAGAGACAATCGCCTTCCAGGTTTTGCATCCGGATGAGATAGATTTCAATTTCAGTGGATCAATCGAGTTTGAGGACTTGGAGGACGGGAATAAGGTTCTGGTCGACGTTGAAAGCATCAAGGATACTTATAGAAAGAGGATGAGGGATTTCATGGATAAATTAAAACTCTTGTGTCATGAGAGCAGGTTTAGGTATGTTCGTTCCCCGTTGAATGCTCCGTTAGAAGACGTTCTGATCCAAATTGCGGACAGATAG
- a CDS encoding BatA domain-containing protein, protein MNFSLLNPLFLIGLSAVLLPIVAHLISRKSGVKKGFSAVSFLLSSQGQSARKSRIKDLLLLFLRSLVLVMLVLVFSKPALFSLSPVNTAEPKSVAIVVDNSLSMAYGDNFEVARKRAEQIIDSLGDGSFGAVLPLVPEGDIKPGITVDKSRMKEDLESIKQSYSFTDNERRLEEVFGLIQKTPNRDKEVIIITDLQRNGWRRENFSRAWLVPVDVLSGKDMENRTISEIDFEDEEEWIRIMVHVRNFSRNGVKNLLTTVSLGNQEIKGFFEIEPEGEEIKEFIFPKDRLSSGDLLGKVEIEHDNLTLDDVRYFVLPENRGLRVLMVDGDPREDARLSETYYLARAVETISEISPLSLEIEDNDTFLNDELQKYDLILLTNVGDITPEKAEEIENRVKDGGVLVIFPGDRVKSEVYNALFKILPAELGVLSEGKYFLKAATSDGPFAQDIGGYDRAEVKKLFGLKPANDSIILLNSSNDSPFLLRRDVESGSVFLFASTADTSWNSFPLTPVFLPTIKKIFDLSQDAQSRRRNFTVGDMVDIAFTKQAEEATVITPDGEKFRVARERPKFSHTRVPGIYRVEDGGESLYSFSINTDPRESDHERISLETIPQEHDEKSGLVKVFREIWGYFLWGVIALFISESIFRVLYYR, encoded by the coding sequence TTGAATTTTTCCTTATTAAATCCACTCTTTCTGATAGGGCTTTCGGCAGTTCTCCTTCCCATCGTCGCACATTTGATATCCAGGAAAAGCGGGGTCAAAAAGGGCTTTTCCGCGGTGTCCTTTCTGCTTTCTTCCCAGGGCCAGTCAGCGCGGAAATCAAGAATAAAAGACCTTCTCCTGCTCTTTCTCCGGTCCTTGGTATTGGTTATGCTCGTGCTCGTATTTTCGAAGCCAGCCTTGTTTTCCCTCTCTCCGGTGAATACGGCTGAACCGAAATCGGTCGCTATCGTCGTGGATAATTCCTTGAGCATGGCCTACGGCGATAATTTTGAGGTCGCCAGAAAGAGAGCCGAGCAAATAATAGACTCCCTCGGTGACGGAAGCTTCGGAGCAGTGCTGCCACTCGTCCCGGAGGGCGATATAAAACCGGGTATCACAGTGGATAAGTCGAGGATGAAAGAGGACTTGGAAAGCATAAAACAGTCCTATTCATTCACTGATAATGAAAGAAGGCTGGAAGAGGTGTTCGGTTTGATTCAGAAGACTCCTAACCGAGATAAAGAAGTGATAATTATTACCGACCTCCAGAGAAACGGCTGGCGTAGAGAAAACTTCTCAAGAGCATGGCTTGTTCCGGTAGATGTTCTTTCGGGGAAGGATATGGAAAACCGCACCATCTCGGAAATAGATTTCGAGGATGAAGAGGAATGGATAAGGATAATGGTTCATGTAAGGAATTTTTCCAGGAACGGGGTTAAGAATCTCTTGACCACAGTTTCCTTAGGCAACCAGGAGATCAAAGGCTTCTTTGAGATTGAGCCGGAGGGGGAGGAAATTAAAGAGTTTATTTTTCCCAAAGATAGGCTTTCCAGCGGAGATTTGCTGGGTAAAGTGGAGATCGAGCACGATAATCTTACCCTGGATGATGTCAGATATTTTGTCCTTCCTGAAAACCGGGGACTACGGGTGCTTATGGTTGACGGCGACCCCAGGGAAGACGCTAGGCTTAGTGAAACGTATTACCTTGCCCGCGCGGTGGAGACCATCTCAGAGATATCTCCTCTCAGCCTGGAGATAGAGGATAACGATACTTTTCTCAACGACGAGCTCCAGAAATACGATTTAATCCTTTTGACCAACGTAGGAGACATAACCCCGGAGAAAGCAGAGGAAATAGAGAACCGTGTAAAAGATGGAGGAGTGCTGGTCATATTCCCGGGAGATCGGGTAAAAAGTGAGGTGTATAATGCCCTTTTTAAAATCCTTCCGGCAGAGCTCGGTGTTTTATCCGAGGGCAAATATTTTCTTAAAGCCGCTACTTCGGATGGGCCTTTTGCTCAAGATATCGGAGGATACGACCGAGCAGAGGTAAAAAAACTATTCGGTCTCAAGCCGGCAAACGATTCCATTATCCTTTTGAATTCCTCTAACGATTCTCCATTTCTACTCCGGAGGGATGTAGAATCCGGAAGCGTATTCCTCTTTGCCTCGACGGCCGATACCAGTTGGAATAGCTTCCCCCTGACCCCGGTATTTCTTCCCACCATCAAGAAGATATTCGACCTGTCGCAGGACGCCCAATCTCGGAGAAGAAACTTCACGGTAGGGGACATGGTCGATATTGCGTTTACTAAGCAGGCGGAAGAGGCGACTGTTATAACGCCCGACGGGGAGAAATTCAGGGTTGCCAGGGAAAGACCAAAGTTTAGCCACACCCGCGTGCCCGGGATATATAGGGTTGAGGATGGAGGAGAATCGTTGTACAGCTTCTCCATAAATACAGACCCCCGCGAATCCGACCATGAGAGAATCTCGCTTGAAACCATACCTCAGGAGCACGATGAGAAAAGCGGATTGGTCAAGGTCTTCAGAGAAATATGGGGTTACTTTCTCTGGGGGGTTATCGCACTATTCATTTCGGAATCCATATTCCGGGTTCTCTACTACCGGTGA